A region from the Acidimicrobiales bacterium genome encodes:
- a CDS encoding HNH endonuclease: MSNLYGKGPRGKATMLHSQLVRLRGACERCGRSAGVKLECAHIISRRYASTRTDERNAWCLCSACHRRLTEWPFEHVAFAVATIGQETYDELKAKALTIKKVDWEAEVVRLSALLREAA; encoded by the coding sequence GTGAGCAACCTCTACGGCAAGGGCCCGCGCGGCAAGGCGACGATGCTGCACTCGCAACTCGTCCGGCTCCGCGGCGCCTGCGAACGGTGCGGCCGCTCGGCCGGCGTGAAGCTCGAGTGCGCCCACATCATCAGCCGCCGGTACGCGTCGACCCGCACCGACGAGAGGAACGCCTGGTGTCTCTGCTCGGCCTGCCATCGCAGGTTGACGGAGTGGCCGTTCGAGCACGTCGCTTTCGCTGTGGCGACCATCGGCCAGGAGACCTACGACGAACTCAAGGCGAAGGCGTTGACGATCAAGAAGGTCGACTGGGAGGCCGAGGTGGTCCGACTGTCGGCGCTGCTGAGGGAGGCCGCATGA
- a CDS encoding MerR family transcriptional regulator, protein MAVALSYDPDRPSWSTPAVCAALGVTRTEINYWVRGMPLPLARPGTGYRRRWSPREVVAIAICRHLRDSGLSILVAAPAAVVGCHGDRGEVLYVRPEGAVVLPAEATASVSQPFHALRLAPVWDEVEAWVHGEAAA, encoded by the coding sequence GTGGCTGTCGCTCTCTCCTACGACCCGGACCGGCCATCGTGGTCCACGCCTGCCGTCTGCGCCGCGCTGGGCGTGACGAGGACCGAGATCAACTACTGGGTGCGCGGCATGCCCCTCCCGCTGGCCCGTCCCGGCACCGGCTACCGCCGCCGCTGGTCGCCCCGCGAGGTCGTCGCCATCGCCATCTGCCGGCACCTCCGCGACTCCGGCCTCTCCATCCTCGTCGCCGCCCCGGCCGCCGTCGTCGGCTGCCACGGCGACCGCGGCGAGGTGCTGTACGTCCGGCCGGAGGGCGCCGTCGTGCTCCCCGCTGAGGCGACCGCAAGCGTTTCGCAGCCGTTCCACGCGCTCCGCCTCGCTCCCGTCTGGGACGAGGTCGAAGCCTGGGTCCACGGGGAGGCCGCGGCGTGA